GGTCAACGATATCACTAGTCAGTAACCAGTTAAAGGCTGGATAGGCTTCCATCAAGGGCAGTAACCATCCTGCAATCAGGTGTTTATCGACGCCAACTTTTGCACCTTCTGCTAGCTCCTTAAATACCTGGGTTTTTTCAAAGGCTTCGACAATACTATCGCCGTCTTTAATCCAAACTACCTGGCCCTTATCAGGTTCTTCAAAGACAAAGAGTTCATTGGCAATTAAAACCGGCTCTTGGTCAGCCTGGGCGATCATTAACCAGAATCTTTCATTGGGATCAAATTCAATATTATAATAATAAGAAATGGCATAGGGGTCACTAATGATTAAGCGACTAATGCCTTGAGATTTGATATTGTCTTGTAAAATGTCTAAACGTCGGTAGCTATGATTAGTCATTTTTTTCCTCCTTTTGTGCTTGACAATGAGCCCTTAACTAAAGACTTTAAGGTCTGAAAAGAGCCTCCGTTGTCAGACTATTTGGCTTATTATAGCATAAATTAGTCTGGTCTTTACAGGTATTCAAAGTCAGTAAGATGTGCTAAACTGGGAATTAAAAGTAAGCGTTTCAAAAGACCTAGCTTAGCGCTAATTAGGAAGTGAAAATCATGGTAAAAATAGATTATGAACAATATGTTGACGCATTAATAAAAGATATTCAAAACTTAGTCCAAATTCCTTCGGTCAGAAATTTGGACCAGGCCAGTGAAGGGGGCCCTTATGGCCCCGCTATCGCTCAAGCGGTGGAATGGTTAGAGGAAAAGGCCCAGGTAGATGGGTTTCAGACGGAAAACCACCAGGGCCATGTCCTAACCATTGAGCCTAAAAATAATGGTCAAGGTCAGCGGGTGGAAATCGCCTGTCACTTGGATGTAGTTGACGTGGCTGCCGGCTGGGAGGATGACCCTTTCTCCGGTAAAATTGTGGATAACCGTCTTTACGGGCGGGGTAGTGATGACATGAAACGGGCCGACATGCTGGTTTACTATGCTTTAAAGATTATCCGTGACTATCAAATTCCGCTCAAAAATCAATTGGTATGGGTTTACGGGACGGATGAAGAATGTAATATGGATGATATGAAATACTTCCGCCAACTGGCTCCTGAGCCGAGCTTTGCCTTTACCCCTGATGGAAATTTTCCCCTGTCTATTGGGGAAAAGGGGGCGCTCACTTGGACCATTAGCGGGCAATGGCCAGCAGATTCTTTGGTCCATAGCCTAAAGGGCGGAGAAGGAGCTAATGTGGTGGCTTCTTCCTGCCAAATAGCCCTTAAGGCCAATAATCCTGAAGCGGCTGAAGCTTATTGCCAAGCCAAGGGCTGGCCAGCCAAGGTGGTTAGCGACAGCGAATTGGTCGTTATCCAGGTCAAAGGCAAGGCGGCCCATTCTTCGGTACCTGAATTAGGGGCCAATGCCATTGTCCGGGCCTTAGATATTGCAGCTAATGCCTACGGCGACCACTACGCTAGCCAGCTTCTTGACTGCATTGGGTCAAGTGATGGCTCTGGCTTAGGGATTGACTCAGCAACAGAAAAAATGGGGGCCTTAACCTTTAACTTAGGGACCTTAGTCCTTGATGGCAAGGGGACTTACCAGATGGAAGTTGATATCCGCTATCCTGATGCCTGGACCAGTGACCAACTCTATGATCAAGTTAAGACTCATTTTCCAGAAGCTCAGTTTGAGACCACTTTTGATGTGCCGTGGACCTTGGTCGATGCTAAGCGTCCCGCTATTCAAGCCTTACTCAAACAATTTGAAGAGGTCTTCCCCTCAGAAGGCCAAGAACCAGCTGTCAGTGGCGGGGTGACTTACAGTAAATTTATCCCTAATTGTGTGGGCTTTGGGGCAGCTATGGCTGATGATCCGACGGTTGCCCACCAAGCCAATGAATGGATTGATTTAGGTAATTTAGAAGACTTGCTCCGACTCTACACCCAAGTCATTATTGAATTAGGACAAATGGAAGACTTATAAACACGAAATTGAAACTAGAGATAGAAGTTTCTGACTGAATGAATTAGGAAGCCCTAGTAGATCCCTATTCCAAAAGTTAGTTCTACCTTCTCATAAAAAAGGCGACAAATTCTTTCTTCGATTTGTCGTCTTTTTTTAAAGCGGATTGCTGATTTGTCGGACTTGTCGCACTATTTTCTTTATGTTTATTTATAAAAACTTTAAATAATCGTTTATAAGTTATTGCTTTTTTCCTCTTCGAGGCGTATATTTTTGGATAACTTACTTTGAGGAGGTAAAGAAAATGAAGGTAAGAAAATTAGTTATAAGTTTATTGTCCCTTTCAGCTCTTGCTTTAGCGGGCTGTAGTCAAAATAGTAAGGCTAATGAGAAGATCGTTCACCTCACCGAGGCGCAGGAAATCTCCACCCTAGACTCGTCCACGGTTGAAGATACAGGGAGCTCTGCCTATATTGGTCATATGCAAGACCCCTTGTACTGGGAAGATGAAAATAACAAGGTCACTCCGGCTTTGGCTAAGGAAATGCCAGAGAAATCTGAAGATGGTCTAACTTATACTATCAAGATGCGTGACGACGCCAAATGGTCCAACGGAGACCCAATCACTGCTAATGACTTTGTTTATGCGGTCCAACGTCTAGCTAATCCAGAAACCCGGGCATCTTATGCTTACTTGGTGGAAAATTTTGAAAACGCTGAAGAAGTC
The nucleotide sequence above comes from Aerococcus urinae. Encoded proteins:
- a CDS encoding Sapep family Mn(2+)-dependent dipeptidase codes for the protein MVKIDYEQYVDALIKDIQNLVQIPSVRNLDQASEGGPYGPAIAQAVEWLEEKAQVDGFQTENHQGHVLTIEPKNNGQGQRVEIACHLDVVDVAAGWEDDPFSGKIVDNRLYGRGSDDMKRADMLVYYALKIIRDYQIPLKNQLVWVYGTDEECNMDDMKYFRQLAPEPSFAFTPDGNFPLSIGEKGALTWTISGQWPADSLVHSLKGGEGANVVASSCQIALKANNPEAAEAYCQAKGWPAKVVSDSELVVIQVKGKAAHSSVPELGANAIVRALDIAANAYGDHYASQLLDCIGSSDGSGLGIDSATEKMGALTFNLGTLVLDGKGTYQMEVDIRYPDAWTSDQLYDQVKTHFPEAQFETTFDVPWTLVDAKRPAIQALLKQFEEVFPSEGQEPAVSGGVTYSKFIPNCVGFGAAMADDPTVAHQANEWIDLGNLEDLLRLYTQVIIELGQMEDL